The Myxococcales bacterium DNA segment GCCATATGCCGTCGATGAGAAGTCCCATTGCGCCCTCCAATACTTCCATTGGGTAATGCGTGTACAAACTAGCGGATGCCCGCTGACTCGCAGCCGCGGCCTGGGTTAGGGTTGCGGCGGACTCGTTTCAGTGAGGTCGCGGTCCACGAGATTCCCGTAGTGTGGGGGAGTGATTTTGTCAACGAAGCACAGGGGCCAGAATTGGTTGGAGCGCAACCGAGGGCGATGCTTGATCGTGGTGGTCACCGCGATATTGGTCGGTGTGCTGCTGCCCGGAAAATTGCCCTGGTACAACAGCGTGCGTTGGAGCGACCCGGGCCCGGGACTGCGATTCGCCGATATCGCTCAGGCGCTGAGTGAGGGATCAATCGTTTCCCGCACCGGCGAACTCACGCTGGAAATCTGGCTGGCCCCGGCCATTCGTTCAATGTCCGGGAACCAGGAGATCATCTCTTTCTTCGACGAACAGTATTTTCGCCCACTGGTCATCGGCCAATTTCCTCGAGGATTCATATTGCGGGGACGGGAAGACAACCCGAAGGGCGATCCGCGCAAAGACAAGTACATCAACCTGGATGAGCTGGGGCTGGCGGAATTCGATGCGGTGCAGCACCTGGCGGTGACGGTGGATCCGACCGGTGCGCGCTTGCACGTCAATGGGAGCGTGACTTCGCTCAGCTTGCCCAAGACGGTCGCTCGATCCGGTGAAGATTTTGGTGGGCGTCTGTTGCTCGGCAATTCGAGTACCGGTTGGCGGTTGTGGTTGGGCAGTCTCTACGGCGTGGCGGTCTACGAACGCGTCTTGGGCCCAAGCGAACTGCTCGCACACGCGCTGGACCCAGCCCGAGCGGCCAATGTTTCCCTACAGGACGATCCGTCCATGCTCGCGCTCTATCGTTTCGAAGAAGGTCGAGGCGCGATTACGCGCAGCGCCGTAGCCCATGGACCCGATCTGTTTTTCCCACCGCGTATGACGCGACCCACGCGCTCCAATTTTCTCTCGAACAACACTTCTGACCTACGCGACCGCCGGTGGATGCGA contains these protein-coding regions:
- a CDS encoding VanZ family protein yields the protein MIVVVTAILVGVLLPGKLPWYNSVRWSDPGPGLRFADIAQALSEGSIVSRTGELTLEIWLAPAIRSMSGNQEIISFFDEQYFRPLVIGQFPRGFILRGREDNPKGDPRKDKYINLDELGLAEFDAVQHLAVTVDPTGARLHVNGSVTSLSLPKTVARSGEDFGGRLLLGNSSTGWRLWLGSLYGVAVYERVLGPSELLAHALDPARAANVSLQDDPSMLALYRFEEGRGAITRSAVAHGPDLFFPPRMTRPTRSNFLSNNTSDLRDRRWMRSDIASNILLFMPLGFILAWKKQTRSIGIALAIGFGLSLSVESLQSLIPGRDSSLIDVASNSLGALAGALLSRAGGFSRSVSSFRERHQ